A genome region from endosymbiont of Acanthamoeba sp. UWC8 includes the following:
- a CDS encoding pentapeptide repeat-containing protein: MNIKSLAFRAIFVAANIFSVNAYSQEANDSNILQEFDDIIGEISSSSSDRKIEEVKVVKSNLTRKVIESYLDKQRDKQEPIKITQDLGTNLSGLDLSGLDFSNAQLLRANFANSVLTDCNFKNAYLEESDFRNAKAERVIFDEASLAVANFSKAELKKASFNSVYAEEAKFYKADLVGAIGNKANFKGADFEEAALNHADFSYSDFTGSDFSNSKASEAKFKYATLSNIHLKNADWQKTNLYSADLSNTKINNTNLSNSVLFFANFQRSNILKSNLTKIYGEAADFSNSIILESKFSKSNLEDTIFKNASLVKSNFTKSILNNADFGGSNLTAINLSDSILTNAKLNNTILKDAIINSTYMEKVDLSFSNLSGARIYSSNLDLAILNGIKVDGLKITNTSMQNVKGLSNQNAEAILTNSQPASQAAGKAPAS; this comes from the coding sequence ATGAATATCAAAAGCTTAGCTTTTAGAGCAATATTTGTTGCAGCAAATATATTTTCAGTTAATGCTTATAGCCAAGAAGCAAACGATTCTAATATATTACAAGAGTTTGATGATATTATAGGAGAAATCAGCTCTTCTTCAAGCGATAGGAAAATAGAGGAAGTTAAAGTTGTTAAATCCAATCTTACTCGTAAAGTAATTGAAAGCTATTTAGATAAGCAAAGAGATAAACAGGAGCCTATTAAAATTACTCAGGACTTAGGCACTAATTTATCAGGATTGGATTTATCAGGGCTTGATTTCTCTAATGCTCAATTATTAAGGGCAAATTTTGCTAATTCGGTATTAACTGATTGCAACTTTAAAAATGCATATTTGGAAGAATCTGATTTTAGAAACGCAAAGGCTGAAAGAGTTATTTTTGATGAGGCGAGCTTAGCAGTTGCTAATTTTTCCAAAGCTGAACTTAAAAAAGCCAGCTTTAACTCGGTTTATGCTGAAGAAGCTAAATTCTATAAAGCAGATTTGGTAGGAGCAATCGGTAATAAAGCAAATTTTAAAGGTGCTGATTTTGAAGAAGCAGCTTTAAATCATGCCGATTTCTCCTATAGTGATTTTACAGGCAGTGATTTCAGCAACAGCAAAGCATCTGAAGCGAAATTCAAATATGCAACATTATCTAATATACATTTAAAAAATGCCGATTGGCAAAAAACTAACTTATATTCCGCAGATTTATCTAATACTAAAATTAATAACACTAACCTTAGTAACTCGGTTTTATTTTTTGCAAATTTTCAACGCAGCAATATTTTAAAATCAAATTTAACTAAAATATATGGGGAAGCAGCTGATTTTAGCAATTCGATAATTTTAGAAAGTAAGTTCTCTAAATCAAATTTAGAAGATACTATTTTTAAAAATGCCAGTCTGGTTAAGAGCAATTTTACTAAATCTATATTGAATAATGCTGACTTCGGAGGTTCAAATTTAACGGCAATTAACTTATCCGATTCTATTTTAACTAATGCGAAATTGAATAATACTATATTAAAAGACGCTATAATAAATTCAACTTATATGGAAAAAGTAGATTTATCATTTTCTAATTTGTCGGGTGCTCGTATATATAGCAGTAATTTAGATTTAGCTATATTAAACGGCATTAAAGTTGACGGGCTTAAAATAACTAATACTTCTATGCAAAATGTTAAAGGACTTTCTAATCAAAACGCCGAGGCTATTTTAACTAATTCTCAACCAGCATCGCAAGCAGCAGGGAAGGCACCTGCTTCTTAA